In Acipenser ruthenus chromosome 16, fAciRut3.2 maternal haplotype, whole genome shotgun sequence, the following proteins share a genomic window:
- the LOC131697800 gene encoding uncharacterized protein LOC131697800, with amino-acid sequence MASADEFAAMFYGEPGVLGLLANGISAFLVLLQNFNGAQTGVPSQGVEHILAGVQLILIGGVTQLLAGLLSFRKYDHLSGTAFIAFAALWGSYGSTRIVLGAFPPSINSTNITDQLYPANSTFPNTELATPPIGQSAIAGLIAYISISFILSFCSATVNYIMPFVFGAITLTLIFEAVGLVGGWALVVSGVLELVILMCGLYGAAALLLKGVTQRYILKGFGTPLFDVLLLGTANNSNSQKIGEEKKKNTQYAEPMALGYLCDTISPFIFAFFCFGYLPSFFVGTIWVTINAFSQLFSSYYAYLRKDVYHTTKFCLHSTYWLVKSWEEFVLSVLIDREGAVSGRERMVGDWFFLATAIVLCLMSLNMDVLEVAHNLLFLLLTVSTISQIPLGGYYIFFGVICSLFTALSLYGTFARLINSIGEKTLIPVGVQPLSTEKLQDVLGLIKRCWVKPQDLPRSTVTQLPDALFYVTNGIAALSAIHSQDVHPTFLHLTMPWVLIPGAIIQVYVSRLGIQKGRRFGPIIPSCYAAIWATWTWYRFAGVLLGISTDFAGGFTAGAVAFLVLNGFLMLIGAYVNVVLLLLTLVMEVIVVCFLLSTLGRLPYQLEIAMLAIFSLICLYGTLASLANSIFRKELLPLGPPLLKATQEKADKTPPPPPCSIATSRKTSGLLSISKLLDAGGVCGIPTDTVYALAASCKHPQAIEKIYNIKDRPQEKPICICISNLEQLSTAKPPFSPLLWEFMRNVYPGGISCIVKKGEWLNRLGVGAAYNRVGTKESIMIRVPDHTVTAHLCNMTGPLAITSANPSGEPDSTHHDMVITRLGHKISGVLCDGESNEAVGSTVVNCLKIDEGTITIIREGCFPAAQVRHIFEKVKNSME; translated from the exons ATGGCGAGTGCAGATGAATTTGCGGCCATGTTCTATGGAGAGCCGGGGGTCCTGGGCCTCCTGGCCAATGGAATCAGTGCTTTCCTCGTTCTTCTGCAGAACTTCAACGGAGCACAGACTGGTGTACCATCCCAGGGAGTGGAGCACATTCTGGCTG GTGTTCAACTGATTCTGATTGGGGGGGTAACTCAGCTGTTGGCTGGGCTCCTATCCTTCCGGAAGTATGATCACTTAAGTGGGACAGCCTTCATCGCATTTGCTGCTCTCTGGGGCAGTTATGGGTCTACCCGTATAGTCCTGGGTGCCTTTCCACCCTCTATTAACAGCACCAACATCACTGACCAGCTATATCCAGCCAACAGCACTTTTCCAAATACAGAATTGGCTACTCCACCAATCGGTCAGTCTGCTATAGCAGGGTTAATCGCTTACATTTCCATCTCATTTATCCTGTCCTTCTGCTCTGCCACTGTAAACTACATCATGCCTTTTGTCTTTGGGGCCATCACCTTGACGCTGATCTTTGAGGCAGTGGGGCTTGTCGGGGGGTGGGCTCTAGTGGTCTCCGGGGTCCTGGAGCTGGTGATCCTCATGTGTGGGCTTTATGGAGCGGCAGCCTTGCTCCTGAAAGGTGTCACGCAACGTTACATCCTCAAGGGCTTTGGGACCCCCCTTTTTGACGTGCTGCTCCTGGGGACGGCCAATAACAGCAACTCCCAAAAAATAGGGgaagaaaagaagaagaacaCCCAATATGCTGAACCCATGGCACTGGGCTACCTGTGCGACACAATCTCTCCTTTCATCTTTGCCTTCTTCTGCTTTGGCTACCTACCTTCCTTCTTTGTGGGCACTATTTGGGTCACTATCAACGCTTTCTCCCAGCTTTTCTCCAGTTACTATGCCTACCTCCGAAAAGACGTCTACCACACAACCAAGTTTTGTCTGCACAGCACCTACTGGCTGGTGAAATCATGGGAGGAGTTTGTGCTGTCAGTTCTCATCGACAGAGAGGGAGCGGTCAGCGGGCGAGAAAGGATGGTTGGTGACTGGTTCTTCCTAGCGACCGCCATTGTTCTCTGCTTGATGTCACTCAACATGGATGTGCTAGAGGTGGCCCATAACTTGCTATTCCTCCTGCTCACGGTATCCACAATCTCCCAGATCCCACTGGGGGGCTACTACATCTTCTTTGGGGTGATCTGCAGCTTGTTCACAGCCCTGTCTCTCTACGGTACCTTTGCCCGACTCATCAATTCCATAGGGGAGAAGACCTTGATCCCTGTTGGGGTGCAGCCACTATCCACAGAGAAGCTCCAGGATGTCCTGGGACTCATCAAACGGTGCTGGGTGAAACCCCAAGACCTCCCTCGCAGCACCGTTACACAGCTACCTGATGCCCTTTTCTACGTGACCAATGGCATAGCTGCCCTCTCTGCCATCCACAGCCAGGACGTGCACCCCACCTTCCTCCATCTCACCATGCCCTGGGTACTGATCCCTGGAGCAATCATCCAGGTTTACGTGAGCCGACTGGGCATCCAGAAGGGAAGGCGCTTTGGGCCCATTATCCCATCCTGCTATGCTGCCATCTGGGCTACCTGGACCTGGTATCGGTTTGCAG GTGTGTTACTTGGCATTTCTACTGATTTTGCTGGTGGATTCACAGCTGGGGCTGTAGCATTCTTGGTACTTAATGGCTTCCTAATGCTTATAG gTGCCTATGTAAATgttgtgctgctgttgctgacTCTTGTCATGGAGGTGATTGTGGTGTGTTTCCTGCTCTCCACACTGGGCAGACTGCCTTACCAACTGGAAA TTGCGATGCTGGCCATCTTCTCTTTGATCTGTTTGTATGGTACTCTGGCCTCCCTTGCAAATTCCATCTTCAGAAAGGAGCTGCTGCCTCTCGGGCCCCCATTGCTGAAG GCTACACAGGAAAAAGCTGACAaaactccccctcctcctccttgttcCATCGCCACCTCAAGAAAGACCAGTGGGCTGCTGAGCATCTCAAAACTCCTGGATGCTGGTGGGGTCTGTGGTATTCCCACTGATACTGTGTACGCATTGGCAGCATCCTGCAAACACCCACAGGCTATAGAGAAGATCTACAATATCAAG GATCGCCCACAGGAGAAGCCCATCTGTATCTGCATCTCCAACTTGGAGCAGCTGTCAACTGCCAAGCCCCCCTTCAGCCCCCTGCTCTGGGAGTTCATGAGGAACGTCTACCCAGGAGGCATCAGCTGCATTGTCAAGAAGGGCGAGTGGCTCAATAGGCTAG GAGTCGGGGCAGCCTATAACAGAGTGGGGACTAAAGAAAGCATCATGATCAGAGTCCCTGACCACACAGTGACCGCCCATCTGTGCAATATGACTGGACCACTGGCCATCACTTCAGCCAATCCAAGTGGAGAGCCTGATAGCACACACCATGACATGGTGATAAC GCGTCTCGGGCACAAAATCAGTGGGGTTCTGTGTGACGGAGAATCAAATGAAGCGGTCGGTTCCACTGTGGTCAACTGTTTGAAGATAGATGAAG gtacaATCACTATTATACGAGAAGGCTGTTTTCCTGCTGCCCAAGTTagacacatttttgaaaaagtcaaaaaTTCCATGGAGTAA
- the LOC131697802 gene encoding cis-aconitate decarboxylase-like: MLSALKFQRTSRHFSCLRLLHKSAVEVQERPAPEETITSSFGGFIHLVHPGQLSDTVLHRSKRMILDSIGVGLLGSSSHVFELALQHCQQMYAPDYISSVFGRRHTRLSPSLAAFVNGVAVHSMDFDDTWHPATHPSGAVLPALLAIAEMLPGNAKPSGMDLLLAFNVGIEIQGRLMRFSNEAQNIPNRFHPPTVVGPLGSAAACSRLLSLDRSQCSNALAIAASLAGAPMANAATQSKPLHIGNAARLGLEAALLASRGLEASTLILDSTPGCAGFSAFYNDYLPQALPSPVEQDPRFLLEDQDIAFKRFPAHLGMHWVADAACAARELLVNTVGGFHPSMIQNILLRIPLSKYINRPFPESEHQARHSFQFNACTALLDGEVSVQSFSPAFLDRPELLSLLSRVQVEHPQDNPANFNKMYAEVLVTLTTGDVLKGRCDTFYGHWRKPLSRDSLLKKFRANAGAVLPGERVEAIIDAVENIEDMQDCSHLTMHLE; this comes from the exons ATGCTCTCAGCACTCAAG tttcagaGAACCTCAAGGCACTTTTCCTGCCTGCGACTTCTACATAAATCTGCAGTTGaag TGCAAGAAAGACCTGCCCCAGAGGAGACAATCACCAGCAGTTTTGGAGGGTTCATCCACTTGGTGCACCCAGGCCAGCTGTCAGACACTGTGCTGCACCGCAGTAAGAGGATGATCCTGGACAGCATCGGGGTGGGGCTGCTGGgaagcagctcccatgtctttgAGCTGGCTCTGCAGCACTGCCAG CAAATGTATGCTCCAGATTACATCAGTTCAGTCTTTGGTCGAAGGCACACAAGACTCTCTCCAAGTCTGGCAGCCTTTGTCAATGGAGTTGCG GTCCATTCAATGGATTTCGATGATACCTGGCACCCAGCCACCCACCCCTCAGGGGCAGTCCTTCCTGCCCTGCTCGCTATTGCTGAGATGTTACCTGGCAACGCCAAGCCCAGTGGGATGGACCTCCTGCTAGCCTTCAACGTGGGCATTGAGATTCAGGGTCGGCTCATGAGGTTCTCCAACGAAGCCCAAAACATCCCCAACAG GTTCCATCCCCCGACTGTAGTGGGCCCTCTGGGTAGTGCTGCTGCCTGCTCCCGTCTGCTCTCCCTGGATCGCTCGCAGTGCTCAAACGCCTTGGCGATTGCTGCCTCGCTGGCAGGGGCTCCCATGGCCAACGCTGCCACTCAATCCAAGCCTCTTCATATTGGGAACGCAGCCCGACTTGGTCTGGAGGCGGCACTGCTGGCATCCCGGGGCCTGGAGGCCAGCACACTGATCCTGGACTCGACCCCAGGCTGCGCTGGCTTTAGTGCCTTCTACAACGACTACCTGCCTCAGGCTCTGCCCTCCCCGGTGGAACAGGATCCCCGCTTCCTGCTGGAGGACCAGGACATAGCCTTCAAGCGCTTCCCTGCACACCTGGGGATGCACTGGGTGGCAGACGCAGCGTGCGCAGCACGGGAGCTTTTGGTCAACACCGTAGGGGGGTTCCACCCCTCTATGATCCAGAACATCCTACTGAGAATCCCCCTCTCCAAATATATCAACCGGCCCTTCCCTGAATCCGAGCACCAGGCCCGACACTCCTTCCAGTTCAACGCCTGCACTGCTCTGCTGGACGGCGAGGTCAGTGTACAATCCTTCAGCCCAGCCTTCCTGGACCGTCCTGAGCTGCTCAGCCTCCTGAGCAGAGTACAGGTCGAGCACCCCCAGGACAACCCTGCCAATTTCAATAAGATGTACGCAGAGGTGCTGGTGACCCTCACAACTGGCGATGTGTTGAAGGGTCGTTGCGACACCTTTTATGGACACTGGAGGAAGCCACTGAGTCGTGACAGTCTGCTGAAAAAGTTCCGGGCCAACGCTGGGGCAGTCCTGccaggagagagagtggaggccaTCATTGATGCTGTGGAGAACATAGAAGACATGCAGGACTGCTCCCACCTCACCATGCACCTGGAGTGA